A window of Helicoverpa armigera isolate CAAS_96S chromosome 30, ASM3070526v1, whole genome shotgun sequence contains these coding sequences:
- the LOC110382096 gene encoding methyltransferase-like protein 17, mitochondrial, with protein sequence MFRKLRIQYFTPIYANYTTRVAVDPNLKENFDTNVFKPRKHPGTNRVKIASIPPDVQNAIKVILDDAGAKAYYQESIKLSNYIRSRHLPPEEGEIDAKAKKFHDSISKKVYANIDKDLTPDERKGYENKINSSVFNVLKKNVYRWGNIDYNKPTSLQYLMSRAAPEYAVLVRILDEIKKFDPDYRPRSFFDFGSGVGTGTWAVNHYWKNDIFEYFCVDTSSIMHDLARLILCEGKDNVEMPIKGYFQRQFLPSSTDLKYSIVLSAYSLFELPSMQSRLETIQKLWNKTEDYLIIVEHGSNAGFKIVNEAREFVLNLKGKKNKEGFAFSPCPNDTICPRYLEQETPCNFLMKYESLPYAAKPEIFADLFSYVILKKGVRPSDDPQWPRIVRAPLVRSKHTICKLCTAQGELKEIIFSKAKYDQTTYRCARSCNWGDLLPVK encoded by the coding sequence atgtttagaaaGTTAAGAATTCAGTATTTTACGCCTATATACGCTAATTACACAACTCGGGTTGCCGTCGACCCTAACTTAAAGGAGAATTTTGATACCAACGTCTTCAAACCTCGTAAACATCCCGGCACAAATCGTGTCAAAATAGCGTCAATTCCTCCAGACGTACAGAATgctataaaagttattttagacGATGCCGGGGCTAAAGCTTACTACCAGGAGAGCATAAAACTAAGCAACTACATCCGCTCACGCCATTTACCACCAGAAGAAGGCGAAATCGATGCAAAAGCCAAAAAGTTTCACGATAGTATCTCCAAAAAGGTTTATGCTAACATAGACAAAGATCTTACACCAGATGAAAGGAAAGGATATGAAAACAAGATAAATAGTTCAGTATTTAATGTATTAAAGAAGAATGTATATCGGTGGGGTAATATAGATTACAACAAACCAACTAGTCTACAATATTTGATGAGTCGAGCTGCCCCAGAGTATGCAGTCCTAGTAAGAATTCTggacgaaataaaaaaattcgATCCCGATTATAGACCAAGGAGTTTCTTTGACTTTGGCTCTGGAGTGGGCACTGGAACGTGGGCAGTGAACCACTACTggaaaaatgatatttttgaatACTTCTGCGTTGATACTTCTTCTATAATGCATGATTTAGCCCGCCTTATTTTATGCGAAGGGAAAGACAATGTTGAGATGCCAATAAAAGGATATTTCCAACGTCAATTCTTACCTTCTTCAACTGATCTGAAATACAGTATAGTCCTATCCGCATATTCATTATTTGAATTACCAAGTATGCAATCTCGATTAGAAACCATACAAAAACTTTGGAACAAAACTGAAGACTACTTAATAATTGTCGAACATGGTTCAAACGCTGGCTTCAAAATTGTAAATGAAGCTCGAGAATTTGTCTTAAACTTAAaagggaaaaaaaataaagaaggtTTTGCTTTCTCACCGTGTCCGAACGATACCATCTGCCCTCGGTACTTAGAGCAAGAAACCCCTTGCAACTTTCTTATGAAGTACGAATCATTACCGTATGCGGCAAAGCCTGAAATATTTgctgatttattttcttatgttaTACTTAAAAAGGGGGTGAGGCCGTCCGATGATCCTCAGTGGCCGAGGATAGTAAGAGCTCCCTTAGTAAGGTCTAAACATACCATTTGTAAACTTTGTACGGCGCAAGGAGAGTTAAAGGAGATTATATTTTCTAAAGCGAAGTATGATCAGACTACGTACAGGTGTGCTCGGTCATGTAATTGGGGAGATCTGTTACCtgtgaaataa
- the LOC110382097 gene encoding GDP-fucose protein O-fucosyltransferase 2, with protein MIIISILVNLVIAAAGTNSEYCHASTKSCENEIETADSKKLIFYDVNPPEGFNLRRDVYMRFAIMISEAQKRGKSNWELVLPPWYNLYHWKTNRRKQTPWSQFFDLKALQSFAPVVEMHEVFSRSKKKTLEIDTLYILENFEDAFENGVFEEKWEVLGACSYDGQFWGYKNVTAKEVLCVKFQGKNSKLWELVSLHPHNTKIMFAHGEIPLHDTYGTKTYWDCRKSMKFNSNLVKIAKKYISKYLNCDSDQCKTYLSVHWRRQDFARSRGNDVPSITGTVKQIHKALKKLLNTKKVFIATDASMSELNNLEKELSSLGYEIHFFLPSSKMIDEFGDGGIAIIDQIICSHATHFIGTHESTFTFRIQEEREILGFDSSTTFNRLCPDTGRCERMSKWTIVN; from the coding sequence aTGATAATTATAAGTATATTAGTCAATCTAGTAATTGCAGCTGCAGGAACAAACTCAGAATACTGTCATGCATCGACGAAATCCTGTGAAAATGAAATCGAAACTGCCGATAGCAAAAAGCTGATTTTCTATGATGTCAATCCTCCCGAAGGGTTTAACTTACGCAGAGATGTGTACATGAGGTTCGCTATAATGATATCGGAGGCTCAAAAACGTGGTAAAAGCAACTGGGAGCTAGTATTACCGCCTTGGTATAACCTCTATCATTGGAAGACTAATCGGCGAAAACAAACTCCTTGGAGCCAATTCTTCGATTTAAAAGCATTACAATCGTTTGCTCCCGTTGTCGAAATGCACGAAGTCTTCAGTAGATCTAAGAAAAAGACTTTAGAAATTGATACTttgtatattttagaaaattttgaGGATGCTTTTGAAAATGGCGTTTTTGAGGAAAAATGGGAGGTTCTCGGCGCATGTAGCTACGATGGTCAGTTCTGGGGTTACAAAAACGTCACAGCTAAAGAAGTTTTATGTGTAAAGTTTCAAGGAAAGAACTCAAAACTCTGGGAATTAGTTTCTTTACATCCTCATAATACCAAAATTATGTTCGCGCACGGCGAAATACCTTTACATGATACTTACGGCACAAAAACTTACTGGGATTGCAGAAAAAGCATGAAATTCAACAGCAACCTcgtcaaaattgcaaaaaaatatatttccaaatacTTGAACTGCGATTCCGATCAATGTAAAACGTACCTCAGCGTTCATTGGAGAAGACAGGACTTTGCCCGTAGTCGTGGCAACGATGTACCGTCAATAACGGGCACCGTGAAACAGATTCacaaagcattaaaaaaattactgaacACTAAAAAGGTTTTCATTGCAACAGACGCATCTATGTCCGAATTAAACAACCTTGAGAAGGAATTATCAAGTCTTGGTTATGAAATTCACTTTTTCTTGCCGAGTAGTAAGATGATCGACGAGTTCGGAGATGGCGGGATAGCAATAATAGATCAAATCATTTGTTCTCATGCGACACACTTTATTGGTACTCATGAGAGTACGTTTACGTTCAGAATACAGGAAGAAAGGGAAATTTTAGGCTTCGATAGTAGTACTACGTTCAATAGACTGTGTCCTGATACTGGTCGCTGTGAAAGAATGTCAAAATGGACAATAGTTAACTGA